TGATTTATAAGTGCTATATGTTGAGGCCTGTGCTGTAGGAGATCTTggatgttgaaaaaaaaattctgtgcAGTCAATTATAGATCTTGTTTTTGGGTATAACATTTTGAATGAATGCGGCATATGTTTTCTGACTTGTTGCTTTGATGGCCATTTTATTAGTTTTCCAAATAAACCTGACATAAATGTTATCCATGTTGTAAATATCTGTGAAACACGGGTCTTTGAGATTCCAAAAATATCAGCTAAGTGATAATCTATTAGACCAAGACGAAGACGTACTAATGTAAGTATAAATTCCTGAAAATCTGTCAATTTCCTTTGTGGTCCAGGCTTTAATCTATTTCCAGTTTGGTAGTTTTTATCATTAACACTTCCCTTGCCAGACCAGTACTTTAACTTGGAACATTTGGTCATAAGAAGCTGGAAAATACCCATTAAAATAGCGAAATTTTGAACACCAGTGTAAAACTTTACATGTTTGTCATCTTTggtaacatgtttaacaaaaatttcTCTGGACAAGCTGTCTTTATCTTCCAGGGTATGCTTGAGTCTGTCATTTTCCTGTTCCAGTAGCCTGATATCATTAGCTGTAACTTCTGTTTGAGTAGACGAATCTACAATCACTTTATCATCTCTGTGATAACTATAGTCATGCTCTTTAGTTGGCTTACATGTGggatggtttaattttgatacatATCTTTgacctaaaaataaaattaagagtAAATAAACAGCAGCACCAAgtgttttgagcatttttaaatttaataaaaatttataactcAAATTTGAGTTATTGTATGACATTTGAGATAAATTGTGAATGTACATGTGTCCATGTGACATGTATGCCCCAGTTTGTATAACATGATATGTAGATGCATGCATGTGTTGTGAAAATAAGCATggaaaaaaattcttcaaacaatttgtatttaaatttcaaccTTTTCTC
Above is a window of Mytilus trossulus isolate FHL-02 chromosome 4, PNRI_Mtr1.1.1.hap1, whole genome shotgun sequence DNA encoding:
- the LOC134715702 gene encoding uncharacterized protein LOC134715702; its protein translation is MHACNSDHHHGSIPESQVIFSAIPYVCGEVEVISTEKFVTTDYLPGQRYVSKLNHPTCKPTKEHDYSYHRDDKVIVDSSTQTEVTANDIRLLEQENDRLKHTLEDKDSLSREIFVKHVTKDDKHVKFYTGVQNFAILMGIFQLLMTKCSKLKYWSGKGSVNDKNYQTGNRLKPGPQRKLTDFQEFILTLVRLRLGLIDYHLADIFGISKTRVSQIFTTWITFMSGLFGKLIKWPSKQQVRKHMPHSFKMLYPKTRSIIDCTEFFFQHPRSPTAQASTYSTYKSKNTGKCLLGISPSGTFTFVSDVYGGNVSDRFITEKSGFMDYIEEGDDIMADRGFTIRDLLTEKKATLNMPPFTRKCVWGKKKRLNVNEIKQTRSIAKLRIHVERAIQRLKLFKLIGNTIAWSLKPLTNQMVKVSAFLCNLMPKLVRR